The following proteins are encoded in a genomic region of Streptococcus equi subsp. equi:
- a CDS encoding membrane protein, with translation MLDTLFDKLQKASKALLVLLGAFLVLLLLYTQSTDLPIKFLAILVAIAALLIIFLPSNMEYATVLIIVVMGSVSAFISPINDIPDERVHFARALYLSEGNLNLTNDDSKLLVTDDINLMDHNNGKPLRFQLWSRDHTDEAISFKEIRSTNGYYNFAYIPQVIGLFIGRSLGLTMGLSYLLGRLCNVLAYAILVFVALRLLTAGKQLLAVGSLLPMNIYLAGSYNQDCVSIGLIILTISLFVQMATTEKIPLSKLFWYTLLCSIITFTKLPYILLILLLLFIPSRQFGAKASRTFLLKLLSILTVLVVTVFWLKVYGQIKSPQVDMADFLQKVNAKEQLLTVLRNPIVYGFMLLRHTLAHILNPSGIYMFGPLSYGMVELMPISMVYYFAVVITNANKLQLPTLSRFGMGLMSLGIIGGITFSLYLTFTPVGDLNVLGVQDRYFLGVIPLVLVLLASNNKYLEKAQGLLSNKQVLIGSLLLILGMITRTMLQYYT, from the coding sequence ATGTTAGATACCTTATTTGACAAATTGCAAAAGGCGAGTAAGGCTTTGCTTGTTTTACTTGGTGCCTTTCTTGTGTTGCTGCTTTTATATACGCAATCAACGGATTTACCCATTAAATTTTTAGCAATATTAGTTGCAATTGCTGCGCTTTTGATTATCTTTTTACCTTCAAATATGGAATATGCGACAGTGCTTATTATTGTGGTTATGGGTTCTGTCTCTGCCTTCATCTCACCGATCAATGATATTCCTGATGAGAGGGTTCACTTTGCAAGAGCCTTATACTTATCTGAGGGAAATCTTAATTTAACCAATGATGACTCAAAGCTGCTGGTGACTGATGACATTAATCTTATGGACCACAACAATGGCAAGCCCTTACGCTTTCAGCTGTGGAGCAGAGACCATACAGATGAGGCTATTTCATTTAAGGAAATTCGCTCAACAAATGGCTATTATAACTTTGCCTACATACCACAGGTAATAGGCTTATTTATTGGAAGGAGCTTAGGCTTGACCATGGGCTTATCTTACCTTTTAGGTAGGCTTTGTAATGTTCTTGCCTATGCCATCTTGGTTTTTGTTGCCTTACGATTGCTGACAGCAGGCAAGCAGCTGCTTGCTGTAGGAAGTCTCCTTCCGATGAATATCTATCTTGCTGGTTCTTATAATCAGGATTGTGTCTCTATTGGATTGATTATTCTGACGATTTCTTTATTTGTTCAGATGGCTACAACTGAAAAGATTCCCTTATCCAAGCTCTTTTGGTATACCCTGCTGTGCTCAATCATTACCTTTACTAAGCTGCCTTATATTTTATTGATTTTGTTGCTGCTTTTTATCCCTTCACGTCAATTTGGAGCAAAAGCCTCTCGCACGTTTCTGCTAAAGCTGTTGTCAATTCTGACGGTGCTGGTTGTGACTGTTTTTTGGTTAAAGGTATATGGTCAAATCAAGTCACCTCAGGTGGATATGGCTGACTTTCTCCAGAAGGTCAATGCTAAAGAGCAGCTACTGACTGTGTTAAGGAACCCTATAGTATATGGCTTTATGCTGCTAAGACACACGTTGGCTCATATCCTTAATCCTTCAGGGATTTACATGTTTGGCCCTTTATCATACGGTATGGTAGAGCTCATGCCAATTAGTATGGTTTATTATTTTGCTGTTGTCATCACTAATGCCAACAAGCTTCAGCTGCCGACCTTATCTCGCTTTGGTATGGGATTGATGTCTTTAGGAATAATAGGCGGTATTACCTTTAGCCTTTATTTGACCTTTACGCCAGTTGGAGACCTTAATGTGCTAGGGGTTCAAGATAGGTACTTTTTGGGTGTGATCCCTTTAGTGTTGGTCTTGCTGGCCTCTAATAACAAATACCTTGAAAAGGCCCAAGGCCTATTAAGTAATAAACAGGTTCTTATTGGCTCGTTGCTATTGATCCTAGGTATGATTACTCGAACAATGCTGCAATATTATACATAA
- a CDS encoding exopolysaccharide biosynthesis protein, protein MKTSSRIQSDQSIFIWNVLGTSSTALISVILLMIVSRVLSKSASDTFSFAYAIGNQLITIGLFQIRNFQSTDILHKYRFKDYFYTRLVTCFLMIAISVLYIYLGSYSGFKGLVIWLICLYRCTDAISDVFQGMFQQRERLDIAGKSLFYRNMLVILGFTLCLVLTKQLVLSLIVICLISVACIVLFDITPSVSFTSLERRIDAQSILGLLKESFPLFLNGFLLIYIYNQPKFVLEQLYSKQLIPAGVQTEFNILFMPIFMINLIFLFLRPMITQLAIYHSKEDKKSFAQLERRLSLVLLLASLAILLASYFVGLPVLSLVYGIDLRHYQLDFMLLIFGGIISTFATYIDNLITIIRKQHLLVIPYVVSFISSLAITGSLARSFGVIGVTYGFIISMMIWLLLSYGLYIMEKRK, encoded by the coding sequence ATGAAAACCAGCAGTAGGATTCAATCGGATCAGTCGATTTTTATTTGGAATGTGTTGGGAACCAGCTCGACAGCACTAATATCAGTGATTTTACTGATGATTGTGTCTCGGGTCTTATCTAAATCAGCTTCAGATACCTTTAGCTTTGCCTATGCTATTGGAAATCAGCTGATTACTATTGGCTTATTTCAGATTAGAAATTTCCAATCAACGGATATATTACACAAGTACCGCTTCAAAGACTATTTTTATACAAGACTAGTCACCTGTTTCTTGATGATAGCCATTTCAGTGCTCTATATTTATTTGGGGAGCTATAGTGGGTTTAAGGGGCTAGTGATTTGGTTGATTTGCTTGTATCGTTGCACAGATGCCATTTCTGATGTGTTTCAAGGAATGTTTCAACAAAGAGAGCGCTTAGATATTGCCGGCAAATCCTTGTTTTATCGAAATATGCTGGTGATTCTTGGCTTTACGCTCTGTCTGGTTCTGACCAAGCAGCTAGTCCTGTCTTTGATCGTGATATGTCTTATTTCAGTGGCTTGTATTGTGCTATTTGACATAACCCCTTCAGTTTCCTTTACGAGCCTTGAGCGTCGTATTGATGCTCAAAGCATCTTAGGGCTATTGAAGGAGAGCTTTCCCCTCTTTTTAAATGGTTTTTTACTCATTTATATCTACAACCAGCCCAAGTTTGTTTTGGAGCAGCTTTACTCAAAGCAGCTGATCCCAGCCGGTGTTCAAACAGAATTTAATATTTTGTTTATGCCTATTTTTATGATTAACCTGATTTTCTTGTTTTTAAGGCCTATGATCACTCAGCTGGCCATTTACCATTCAAAAGAGGACAAGAAGAGCTTTGCACAATTAGAGCGTCGTCTCAGTCTAGTGCTGCTATTAGCAAGCCTAGCTATCTTGCTTGCTAGCTATTTTGTGGGGCTGCCGGTGCTATCGCTTGTTTATGGTATTGATTTAAGGCATTACCAGCTTGATTTTATGCTTCTTATTTTTGGAGGGATTATCAGCACCTTTGCCACTTATATTGATAATTTGATTACCATTATCAGAAAGCAGCACTTGCTTGTGATACCTTATGTTGTATCCTTTATCTCCTCACTAGCCATCACTGGTTCTTTGGCTAGAAGCTTTGGGGTGATTGGAGTTACCTATGGTTTTATAATTTCAATGATGATTTGGCTGCTATTGTCATATGGCTTGTACATTATGGAAAAAAGGAAATAG
- a CDS encoding membrane protein produces the protein MIKLFGKVRYHWQPELSWSIIYWSIAVAPIFIGLSLLYERTEIPSRVFVLFALFAILVGLGLHRYFVIENNGVLKIVSLKLFAPHRLMIASITKIEVTKSTVCLFVGDKSYLFYMRKWPKKYFLDDLAINPYFKGEVILLDNFIKLDYFEAYQYEKKPLTRG, from the coding sequence ATGATTAAATTATTCGGTAAAGTAAGGTATCATTGGCAGCCAGAGCTGTCTTGGTCTATTATTTATTGGTCAATTGCTGTTGCGCCTATTTTTATTGGCCTGTCCTTATTGTATGAAAGAACAGAAATACCGAGTCGTGTTTTTGTCTTGTTTGCTTTATTTGCTATATTAGTGGGACTTGGCCTGCATCGTTATTTTGTAATTGAGAATAATGGTGTCTTGAAGATCGTATCTTTAAAGCTATTTGCTCCGCACAGACTGATGATTGCCTCAATTACCAAAATTGAGGTTACTAAATCAACGGTTTGTCTATTTGTTGGTGATAAGAGCTACCTTTTTTACATGAGAAAATGGCCTAAAAAATATTTTTTAGATGATCTAGCGATTAATCCTTATTTTAAGGGAGAGGTTATATTACTAGATAACTTCATTAAACTGGATTATTTTGAAGCCTACCAATACGAAAAAAAGCCTCTTACTCGAGGGTAA
- the arnC gene encoding glycosyl transferase translates to MKKDLLVMIPAYNEEESIEKVVENIKRHFPQYDYVIINDGSSDRTSEICHHNHYNIIDLPENLGLSGAIQTGFKYAFKKGYAKALQFDADGQHLPEYIEALSDSINAGADCVIGSRFVSAEKNRSLRMIGNSLISFFIKLTTGKRITDPTSGMRMFNQELIRIFATNINYTPEPDTISYLIRQGYRVSEVQVQMNDRLAGQSYLTLSRSIKYMVHMFISIILIQNFRKR, encoded by the coding sequence ATGAAAAAAGACTTATTGGTAATGATTCCAGCATATAACGAAGAGGAGTCGATTGAAAAAGTAGTGGAAAATATCAAAAGACATTTTCCTCAATATGATTATGTGATTATCAATGATGGCTCTTCGGATCGGACATCAGAGATCTGTCATCATAACCATTACAATATCATTGATTTGCCGGAAAATCTTGGCTTATCTGGTGCTATTCAGACGGGCTTTAAATATGCCTTTAAAAAGGGATATGCTAAAGCACTCCAGTTCGATGCAGATGGTCAACACTTGCCAGAGTATATTGAGGCTTTGAGCGATTCAATTAATGCTGGTGCTGATTGTGTCATTGGATCAAGGTTTGTCAGTGCTGAAAAGAATAGATCCTTGAGAATGATAGGCAATAGCCTTATTAGCTTTTTTATCAAGCTAACCACAGGAAAGCGTATTACCGATCCGACCTCTGGTATGAGAATGTTTAATCAGGAGCTGATCAGGATTTTTGCAACTAATATTAACTATACTCCAGAGCCTGATACGATCTCTTATCTTATTCGACAAGGCTATAGGGTGAGTGAGGTTCAGGTGCAAATGAATGATAGGCTGGCTGGTCAAAGCTACCTCACTCTTTCTAGATCTATTAAATACATGGTTCACATGTTTATTTCGATTATTTTAATTCAAAACTTTAGAAAGAGGTAA
- the galE_1 gene encoding UDP-glucose 4-epimerase translates to MLGSILVTGGAGYIGSHTCVELLAAGYDVVVVDNLCNSNPKSLAAVASIAGREVTFYQGDIRDQQLLTDIFSKHPIVSVIHFAGLKAVGESSRIPLDYYDNNISGTLTLLKVMTAFNCKKIIFSSSATVYGDPHTVPILETFPLSVTNPYGRTKLMLEEIFKDLYASDNEWHIVLLRYFNPIGAHESGDLGEDPKGIPNNLLPYVSQVAVGKLDCVGVFGDDYETKDGTGVRDYIHVVDLAKGHVAALAKFAEEPSLSIYNLGTGTGYSVLDIIEAFSQVVGRSIPYKILPRRQGDIAACYADASKAKKELNWTAEYGLERMCTDTWRWQSKHPNGYED, encoded by the coding sequence ATGTTAGGAAGTATTTTAGTTACTGGTGGTGCAGGCTATATCGGGTCACACACCTGTGTTGAACTGCTAGCTGCTGGCTATGACGTTGTTGTGGTTGATAATTTGTGCAATTCAAATCCTAAAAGCCTAGCTGCTGTTGCCTCGATAGCTGGAAGAGAAGTGACCTTTTATCAGGGAGATATTCGCGATCAACAGCTGCTAACAGATATTTTCAGTAAGCATCCTATTGTGAGTGTCATTCACTTTGCAGGGCTAAAAGCTGTTGGAGAGTCAAGCAGGATTCCACTTGATTACTACGACAATAATATCTCTGGCACATTGACCCTACTAAAGGTAATGACAGCCTTTAATTGTAAAAAGATCATTTTTAGCTCCTCAGCAACGGTTTATGGAGATCCGCATACCGTTCCTATTTTAGAAACCTTTCCACTATCAGTGACCAATCCTTACGGTAGGACAAAGCTGATGCTAGAGGAGATTTTCAAGGACCTCTATGCATCAGATAATGAGTGGCATATTGTATTGTTAAGGTATTTTAATCCTATCGGAGCTCATGAGTCTGGTGATTTAGGAGAGGATCCTAAGGGCATACCTAACAACCTATTACCTTATGTTTCTCAGGTAGCTGTTGGTAAGCTGGATTGTGTTGGCGTTTTTGGTGATGATTATGAGACCAAGGACGGCACTGGCGTTAGAGATTATATCCATGTTGTTGATCTGGCTAAAGGACACGTCGCTGCGCTTGCAAAGTTTGCTGAAGAGCCAAGCCTATCTATTTATAATTTAGGAACAGGTACAGGCTATTCTGTGCTAGATATTATCGAAGCCTTTTCTCAGGTGGTTGGCAGGTCTATTCCTTACAAGATATTACCAAGGCGTCAAGGAGACATCGCAGCCTGCTATGCTGATGCTAGCAAGGCTAAAAAAGAGCTTAACTGGACTGCAGAGTACGGCTTAGAAAGGATGTGTACAGATACTTGGAGATGGCAAAGCAAGCACCCAAATGGTTATGAGGATTAA
- a CDS encoding phosphoglycerol transferase — MTIIITKIISKARQLVDLEMLDMILFSLSSLYLSIFAVSKNTLNKGAYGSWLVLVLIAGMACLLIKHASSKLLIVSVAVSSYYAVANSYITLAINKNNSRFTISNRTIQEMLLSLAALVSLLILGVLLKNTCLRRTTNQTEESKSFYLVRLFQS; from the coding sequence GTGACCATTATAATAACGAAGATAATTTCAAAAGCTCGCCAGTTAGTTGATCTAGAAATGCTTGATATGATATTGTTTAGCCTTTCATCTCTTTATTTATCTATTTTTGCGGTAAGCAAAAACACGTTAAATAAGGGAGCTTATGGTTCGTGGCTTGTCTTAGTGTTAATAGCTGGAATGGCATGTTTGCTGATCAAGCATGCTTCCTCAAAGCTGCTTATTGTTTCTGTAGCTGTCAGTAGCTACTATGCTGTTGCTAATAGCTATATCACCTTAGCCATCAATAAAAACAACAGCAGGTTTACCATCAGTAATCGTACGATTCAGGAAATGCTACTCAGTCTGGCAGCTTTAGTCAGCCTGCTTATTTTAGGGGTTCTCTTAAAAAATACCTGTTTAAGAAGGACTACCAATCAAACAGAGGAATCCAAGTCATTTTACTTAGTCAGGCTTTTTCAGTCTTAA
- a CDS encoding membrane protein, whose product MFIGLQLILIIVALLTAMFILDSIRRSKILIEDSFFWLFFSLIVLLLSLFPNAAVYFSRLLGFESPANFVFLSIIFLLIINQFFITQKLSRTEIKLKKMIQYLALNEKEKQEEDENQQ is encoded by the coding sequence ATGTTTATTGGGTTACAGCTGATTTTGATCATTGTTGCATTATTGACAGCCATGTTTATACTAGATAGCATTCGCAGATCCAAAATTTTAATTGAAGATAGCTTTTTTTGGCTCTTTTTCTCTTTAATAGTGCTTTTGCTGTCACTGTTTCCAAATGCTGCGGTTTATTTTTCAAGGCTGCTAGGCTTTGAATCGCCGGCAAATTTTGTTTTTCTATCAATCATTTTTTTACTCATCATCAACCAATTTTTTATCACTCAAAAATTGTCTCGGACAGAGATTAAGCTTAAAAAAATGATTCAGTATTTAGCCCTTAATGAGAAGGAAAAGCAGGAAGAAGATGAAAACCAGCAGTAG
- a CDS encoding phosphoglycerol transferase has product MLTFVVYYLIVTAFIEVLSKRWGLRLALVTSLFLGIIFNYFIQAGITAYGDFHGAVIIPGATLFQVLVLTLFFVLVFLLINNYIIALFVNTVIGALISIVNIEKYKQRSEPLLFSDLKWIKEIKFFLNYISLTQIISIILILVLSGLLIYVLYKRYFREKILSALYLRLMSIGSILLVFASILFVFSQNKDGEIKKGIPVLSSVYNVFDIDWYGLTTNARFQSLSFVWFKQVTTSTINQPSGYSKSAMQKIYQKYQARAADINKQRHQRISDQTVIYILSESFADPARISGVQLAKDPIAEIHHIMETTTSGLMTSDGYGGGTANMEFQSLFGLPKYNLNPTVSILYSDVFPKLKFSPAISNAFSPKDRIVLHLASANNYSRKIVYNKLGFDTFIATEDSADKPKHLIRMSSSYSDESTYDNILDQLNPKRSQFFSVITMQNHGPWYTELRDVDVSLAGLDQSETDSLQSYVNLLSITDKSTKAFLSALEKVDKPITVVFYGDHLPGFYPDQVFKNDEEVKYLTDYFIWSNHQTNKLARPRVNSSDFTSLLLEHTDSKVSPYYALLTDVLDTRNSDDSQLTAAQKQVASDLKLLEYDLIEGKGYINAYPDFFKMK; this is encoded by the coding sequence ATGCTGACGTTTGTGGTTTATTACCTCATCGTCACAGCCTTTATCGAGGTTTTGAGCAAGCGATGGGGTCTTAGATTAGCTCTAGTGACCAGCTTATTTTTAGGGATCATCTTTAATTACTTTATTCAGGCTGGGATCACAGCATATGGTGATTTTCATGGGGCAGTGATTATTCCAGGTGCAACCCTGTTTCAGGTGCTTGTCTTGACCCTCTTTTTTGTGCTGGTGTTTTTGCTCATTAACAACTATATCATTGCTTTATTTGTCAATACGGTGATCGGAGCTTTAATCAGTATTGTTAATATTGAAAAATACAAGCAGCGAAGTGAGCCTTTATTGTTTTCAGATTTGAAATGGATCAAAGAGATTAAGTTTTTCTTGAATTACATTAGTCTGACTCAAATCATTAGTATTATTTTGATACTAGTCTTGTCGGGTCTGCTGATCTATGTTTTGTATAAAAGATACTTTAGAGAAAAGATCCTATCAGCGCTTTATCTTAGACTGATGTCAATAGGCTCTATCCTTTTGGTATTTGCCTCTATCCTTTTTGTATTTAGCCAAAATAAAGATGGTGAAATCAAAAAAGGTATTCCAGTTCTGTCATCAGTCTACAATGTCTTTGATATTGACTGGTATGGTCTTACAACCAATGCAAGGTTTCAATCCTTGAGCTTTGTTTGGTTCAAGCAGGTTACCACCAGCACCATTAATCAGCCTTCAGGCTATAGCAAGAGCGCTATGCAAAAGATTTATCAGAAATATCAAGCTAGAGCTGCTGATATCAATAAGCAAAGGCATCAGCGTATTTCTGATCAAACAGTGATTTATATACTGAGTGAGAGCTTTGCTGACCCAGCTAGGATTTCTGGGGTTCAATTGGCCAAGGATCCTATTGCAGAGATCCATCATATCATGGAAACCACAACGAGTGGCCTAATGACCTCTGATGGCTATGGCGGCGGTACAGCTAATATGGAGTTTCAAAGCCTATTTGGCCTACCAAAATATAACCTCAATCCAACAGTTTCGATTTTGTATTCTGATGTCTTTCCTAAGTTGAAGTTTTCGCCTGCCATTAGTAATGCCTTTTCGCCTAAGGATAGGATTGTTTTGCACCTTGCGAGCGCCAACAATTACTCTCGAAAAATCGTTTACAACAAATTGGGATTTGATACCTTCATTGCCACAGAGGATTCAGCTGACAAGCCAAAGCACTTGATACGAATGAGCTCAAGCTATAGTGATGAGTCAACCTATGACAATATTTTAGACCAGCTTAACCCCAAAAGAAGTCAATTCTTTTCAGTGATTACCATGCAAAATCATGGCCCTTGGTACACAGAGCTAAGAGATGTTGATGTTAGCCTAGCAGGACTGGACCAGTCTGAGACGGATAGCCTGCAAAGTTATGTGAATTTATTAAGCATTACCGACAAGTCAACAAAGGCCTTTTTATCAGCACTGGAAAAGGTTGACAAGCCTATTACAGTTGTGTTTTATGGTGATCATTTACCTGGCTTTTATCCAGATCAGGTCTTTAAGAATGATGAGGAGGTCAAATATTTAACAGATTATTTCATCTGGAGCAATCATCAGACCAACAAATTGGCTAGACCTCGTGTTAATTCCAGTGATTTTACCTCTTTATTGCTAGAGCATACGGATTCCAAGGTGTCTCCTTACTACGCTCTTTTGACAGATGTCTTGGATACCAGAAATAGCGATGACAGCCAGCTAACTGCTGCTCAAAAGCAGGTGGCCTCTGACTTAAAGCTGTTAGAATATGATCTTATTGAAGGCAAGGGCTACATTAATGCCTATCCTGATTTCTTTAAAATGAAATGA
- a CDS encoding membrane protein, translated as MAKEPWEEKIVDDNKATRTRKSRGALISTPWLTALLSVFFVIIVAILFIFFYTSNSGSNKQNETTGFYGASTQKKTTKKVSSKPKTKPKASSNSSAASDTTSPSKTETAPSTEAAGKTITVLAGEGATSIAARAGISVEQLQALNPDHMTQGYWYANPGDEVNIK; from the coding sequence ATGGCTAAAGAACCATGGGAAGAAAAAATTGTTGATGACAATAAGGCGACAAGAACAAGAAAATCAAGAGGAGCACTCATTAGCACACCTTGGTTGACTGCCTTGTTAAGTGTTTTCTTTGTCATTATTGTTGCCATACTTTTTATTTTCTTCTATACGTCAAACAGCGGTAGTAACAAGCAAAATGAGACAACAGGATTTTACGGGGCATCAACTCAGAAAAAGACAACAAAGAAGGTCAGCTCAAAACCAAAAACAAAGCCAAAAGCGAGCTCTAATAGCTCAGCAGCTAGTGACACAACAAGTCCTTCTAAGACTGAAACAGCACCTTCTACAGAGGCAGCAGGAAAGACAATTACAGTATTAGCAGGAGAAGGAGCAACATCTATTGCAGCTCGTGCTGGAATTTCTGTTGAGCAATTACAGGCCCTAAACCCAGATCATATGACCCAAGGCTACTGGTATGCCAATCCAGGTGACGAGGTCAATATCAAATAA
- the cotSA gene encoding glycosyl transferase: MKTIAIFSGFTSPHLGGVERYTEKIAQQLVSLGYRIIIVTSNSHQLSPIERDQAITYYRFPSKQLFKQRYPILDKNDLYHSMLAELMEERIDFVICNTRFYLTSLMGLKLAKRKAIPSIVIEHGGGYVQVGENVKGHQLLDLFAKVYEHVITFFVKAYQPDFYAVSKRSMAWLKTFGIKAKGVIYNSVDSDLYEVFKSKAYLPALQDKVIITFAGRVIKEKGILLLLEAFEQLTYKDRAVLVVAGDGPLLASLRDSYKEDQSIIFTGKLNFAETMSLLSQSDIFVNPSIYAEGLPTAVLEAGMLKCAVLATDRGGVKEVITSPSQGIIIDDTVSDIKRQLDHLIEHKEKRCDLQEAIHQQVLSGFTWEVTVRQLVTEVIASESESNV, translated from the coding sequence TTGAAAACAATAGCCATTTTTAGCGGCTTTACAAGCCCTCATCTAGGAGGAGTAGAGCGGTATACAGAAAAAATAGCGCAACAATTAGTGAGCCTAGGCTACCGTATCATCATTGTAACCAGCAACAGCCACCAGCTGAGCCCTATTGAAAGAGATCAAGCCATTACTTATTACCGATTTCCTTCAAAGCAGCTATTTAAGCAGCGCTATCCGATTTTAGATAAGAATGATCTGTATCATAGCATGCTGGCGGAGCTGATGGAAGAACGTATTGACTTTGTGATCTGCAATACACGATTTTATTTGACAAGCCTCATGGGCTTGAAGCTAGCCAAAAGAAAAGCCATCCCTAGTATTGTGATCGAGCATGGTGGTGGCTATGTTCAGGTGGGCGAAAATGTTAAAGGTCACCAGCTACTAGACTTGTTTGCTAAAGTCTATGAGCATGTAATTACCTTTTTTGTCAAAGCCTATCAGCCCGACTTTTATGCGGTGTCTAAGCGCAGTATGGCATGGCTCAAGACCTTTGGAATAAAAGCCAAAGGCGTCATCTACAATTCAGTTGATTCTGATCTTTATGAGGTCTTTAAGTCAAAGGCTTATTTACCAGCTTTGCAGGATAAGGTCATTATTACCTTTGCAGGTCGAGTGATCAAGGAAAAGGGGATTCTTTTGCTGCTGGAGGCTTTTGAGCAGCTGACATATAAGGACAGGGCTGTCTTGGTGGTTGCTGGAGATGGTCCCTTGCTTGCTTCACTAAGAGATAGCTATAAAGAGGATCAGTCCATCATCTTTACAGGCAAGCTGAATTTTGCTGAGACCATGTCTTTGCTGTCTCAATCTGATATTTTTGTTAATCCGTCCATCTATGCTGAAGGGCTTCCGACAGCTGTATTAGAGGCAGGTATGTTGAAATGTGCTGTATTAGCAACAGATAGAGGTGGTGTCAAGGAAGTGATAACGAGCCCGTCACAGGGAATCATCATTGATGATACAGTCTCTGATATTAAAAGGCAGTTGGATCATTTGATTGAGCACAAAGAAAAACGGTGTGACCTGCAAGAAGCCATTCATCAGCAGGTGCTTTCAGGCTTTACCTGGGAGGTCACTGTTCGTCAATTAGTAACAGAGGTAATCGCTTCTGAGTCAGAGAGTAATGTCTAG
- the pepT gene encoding peptidase T, translating to MTYETLLERFLNYVKINTRSNPASTTTPSTKSQADFALTVLKPEMEAIGLQDIHYNPANGYLIGSLPANSSKLTRKIGFIAHMDTADFNAEGVAPQIIESYQGGEIKLGQSGYSLCPEDFPNLNQYLGQTLITTDGTTLLGADDKSGIAEIMTAIEFLVANPQIEHCDIKVAFGPDEEIGVGADKFDVNAFDVDFAYTIDGGPLGELQYETFSAAALELKVLGRNVHPGTAKNQMINALQLAMDFHSQLPVDDRPEKTDGYQGFYHLHSMSGTVEEAQASYIIRDFEDSSFEARKAFVTQLAEEMNSQLGAERVFVTVTDQYCNMKKVIEKDMTPVNLAKAVMEDLAIKPVIEPIRGGTDGSKISFMGIPTPNIFAGGENMHGRFEFVSLQTMEKAVDVILGIVQKA from the coding sequence ATGACATACGAAACTTTATTAGAACGATTTCTGAACTATGTAAAAATCAACACAAGGAGCAATCCAGCAAGCACTACAACTCCAAGCACCAAGAGTCAAGCTGACTTTGCTCTAACAGTGCTAAAGCCAGAGATGGAAGCTATTGGCCTACAGGACATTCATTACAATCCAGCTAATGGCTACCTCATTGGAAGCTTACCAGCTAACAGCAGCAAATTGACTCGGAAAATTGGTTTTATTGCGCATATGGATACTGCTGATTTTAATGCAGAAGGAGTAGCCCCTCAGATTATTGAGAGCTACCAGGGTGGGGAGATTAAGCTTGGTCAGTCAGGCTATTCTTTATGCCCAGAGGATTTTCCAAATCTCAACCAATATTTGGGACAGACCCTGATTACAACTGATGGCACAACCCTTTTAGGAGCTGACGATAAATCTGGAATTGCAGAAATCATGACGGCTATTGAGTTTCTTGTTGCCAACCCTCAGATTGAGCATTGCGACATTAAGGTTGCCTTTGGACCTGATGAAGAAATTGGTGTTGGTGCAGATAAGTTTGATGTTAATGCTTTTGATGTTGACTTTGCCTATACTATTGATGGAGGTCCGCTTGGCGAGCTACAATATGAAACCTTTAGCGCAGCAGCCCTAGAGCTCAAGGTGTTAGGTCGCAATGTTCACCCTGGTACAGCTAAAAATCAGATGATTAATGCCCTGCAGCTAGCAATGGATTTCCATAGTCAATTACCAGTTGACGATCGTCCTGAAAAAACGGACGGCTATCAAGGCTTTTACCACCTACACAGCATGTCTGGTACTGTAGAAGAAGCACAGGCCTCTTATATTATTCGTGATTTTGAGGATAGCTCCTTTGAAGCTAGAAAGGCCTTTGTAACACAGCTAGCTGAGGAGATGAATAGTCAGCTTGGAGCAGAGCGTGTATTTGTAACAGTGACGGATCAGTACTGTAACATGAAAAAGGTGATTGAAAAGGACATGACACCTGTGAATCTAGCTAAGGCTGTTATGGAGGACCTAGCTATTAAGCCAGTTATCGAGCCGATTCGTGGTGGTACTGATGGCTCAAAGATTTCCTTTATGGGGATTCCAACGCCAAATATTTTTGCAGGTGGTGAAAATATGCATGGCAGGTTTGAATTTGTGAGTCTGCAAACGATGGAAAAGGCAGTTGATGTGATTCTTGGCATTGTCCAAAAGGCTTAA